From Ficedula albicollis isolate OC2 chromosome 20, FicAlb1.5, whole genome shotgun sequence, one genomic window encodes:
- the HCK gene encoding tyrosine-protein kinase HCK encodes MGCVRSKEAGVQEKMIKTDPDPDPGPTILQGHYVRDPTATNKRSNHVHSMAVSLPEDGVGDSVVLALYDYEAMNAGDLSFQKGERMKVLEKSGEWWQARSLVTGREGFIPSNYVAQVNSLETEEWFFKDISRKDAERQLLGPGNMIGSFMIRDSETTKGSYSLSVRDGDELRGGAVKHYKIRTLDSGGFYISPRNNFKTLQELVQHYKGQSDGLCQKLTHPCRVPKPQKPWEKDAWEIPRESLSLERKLGAGQFGEVWMATYNKHTKVAVKTMKPGSMSVEAFLEEANLMKTLQHDKLVKLHAVVTREEPIFIITEFMEKGSLLDFLKTDEGNKLLLPKLIDFSAQIAEGMAFIEKRNYIHRDLRAANILVSAVLVCKIADFGLARVIEDTEYTAREGAKFPIKWTAPEAINYGSFTIKSDVWSFGILLTEIITYGRIPYPGMSSAEVIRALEHGYRMPRMANCPEELYDIMMRCWKIRPEDRPTFEYMQSVLEDFFTATESQYQQQP; translated from the exons ATGGGTTGCGTGAGGTCAAAGGAAGCTGGTGTCCAGGAGAAGATGATAAAAACTGATCCTGACCCTGATCCTGGCCCCACCATCCTGCAGGGCCACTATGTGAGGGACCCCACAGCTACCAACAAGAGG AGCAATCATGTCCACAGcatggctgtgtccctgcctgaGGATG GCGTGGGGGACAGCGTGGTGCTGGCGCTCTATGACTACGAGGCGATGAATGCTGGGGACCTCAGCTTCCAGAAAGGAGAGAGGATGAAGGTCCTGGAGAA GTCAGGGGAATGGTGGCAAGCACGGTCGCTGGTGACAGGACGTGAAGGCTTCATCCCCAGCAACTACGTTGCCCAAGTCAACTCTCTGGAGACAGAGGA GTGGTTTTTCAAGGACATCAGCCGGAAGGATGCGGAGCGGCAGCTCCTTGGCCCTGGGAACATGATTGGGTCCTTCATGATAAGGGACAGTGAGACAACCAAAG GCTCTTACTCGCTCTCGGTGCGGGACGGGGACGAGCTGCGGGGCGGGGCAGTGAAGCATTACAAGATCCGGACTCTGGACAGCGGTGGCTTCTACATCTCCCCACGAAACAACTTTAAAACGCTGCAGGAGCTGGTCCAGCACTACAAGG GTCAGAGTGACGGGCTGTGCCAGAAGCTCACCCACCCCTGCCGTGTACCCAAACCACAGAAGCCTTGGGAGAAGGATGCCTGGGAGATCCCTCGGGAATCACTGAGTCTGGAGAGGAAGCTGGGAGCCGGGCAGTTCGGAGAAGTGTGGATGG CTACCTACAACAAGCACACCAAGGTGGCGGTGAAGACCATGAAGCCGGGCAGCATGTCCGTGGAAGCCTTCCTGGAGGAGGCAAACCTGATGAAGACACTGCAGCATGACAAGCTGGTGAAGCTGCATGCAGTGGTCACCAGGGAGGAGCCTATCTTCATCATCACCGAATTCATGGAGAAAG GGAGCTTACTGGATTTCCTGAAGACCGATGAAGGGAACAAGCTGCTGCTCCCGAAGCTGATCGACTTCTCTGCCCAG ATTGCAGAAGGAATGGCTTTTATTGAGAAGAGGAACTACATCCACAGAGACCTGAGAGCTGCCAACATCCTGgtgtcagcagtgctggtgtgcaAGATTGCAGACTTTGGGCTGGCCAGGGTCATCGAGGACACCGAGTATACGGCTCGGGAAG GTGCCAAGTTTCCTATTAAATGGACTGCACCAGAAGCCATCAACTATGGATCTTTCACTATAAAATCTGATGTTTGGTCCTTTGGGATCCTCCTGACTGAGATCATTACCTATGGACGCATCCCCTACCCAG GGATGTCGAGTGCGGAGGTGATCAGGGCACTGGAGCATGGATACCGGATGCCTCGCATGGCTAACTGCCCTGAGGAGCTGTACGACATCATGATGAGGTGCTGGAAGATCAGACCCGAGGATCGTCCCACTTTTGAGTACATGCAAAGTGTTTTGGAAGATTTCTTTACTGCGACAGAGAGCCAGTACCAGCAGCAGCCGTAG